In Festucalex cinctus isolate MCC-2025b chromosome 21, RoL_Fcin_1.0, whole genome shotgun sequence, one genomic interval encodes:
- the gje1a gene encoding gap junction epsilon-1 protein isoform X4 gives MVPFRKLRPPTVIGQFHTLFFGSVRMFFLGVLGFAVYGNEALHFSCDPDRRELNLYCYNQFRPITPQVFWALQLVTVLVPGAVFHLYAACKNIDQEEILERPIYTVFYIISVLLRIILEVIAFWLQSHLFGFQVHPLYMCDASALEKTFNVTKCMVPEHFEKTIFLSAMYTFTVITILLCIAEIFEILCRRLGYLNNQ, from the exons ATGGTGCCTTTCCGAAAG CTCAGGCCTCCGACGGTCATCGGCCAGTTCCACACCTTGTTCTTCGGCTCGGTGCGGATGTTCTTCCTGGGAGTTTTGGGCTTCGCCGTTTACGGAAATGAAGCGCTCCACTTCAGCTGCGACCCGGATCGCAGAGAACTCAACCTGTACTGCTACAACCAGTTCAGACCCATAACGCCTCAG GTGTTCTGGGCGCTGCAGCTGGTGACGGTGTTGGTCCCGGGGGCTGTGTTCCACCTCTACGCCGCCTGCAAGAACATTGACCAGGAGGAGATCCTGGAGCGACCCATCTACACCGTCTTCTACATCATCTCCGTTCTCTTGCGCATCATTTTGGAAGTCATTGCCTTCTGGCTTCAGAGTCACCTCTTTGGCTTCCAG GTGCACCCGCTCTACATGTGCGATGCCAGCGCGTTGGAAAAGACCTTCAACGTGACAAAGTGCATGGTGCCCGAACACTTTGAGAAGACCATCTTCCTGAGCGCCATGTACACCTTCACCGTCATCACCATCCTCTTGTGCATCGCCGAGATCTTTGAGATCCTCTGTAGACGACTAGGCTATCTCAACAACCAATGA
- the gje1a gene encoding gap junction epsilon-1 protein isoform X2: MLFQKYLQCRLRPPTVIGQFHTLFFGSVRMFFLGVLGFAVYGNEALHFSCDPDRRELNLYCYNQFRPITPQVFWALQLVTVLVPGAVFHLYAACKNIDQEEILERPIYTVFYIISVLLRIILEVIAFWLQSHLFGFQVHPLYMCDASALEKTFNVTKCMVPEHFEKTIFLSAMYTFTVITILLCIAEIFEILCRRLGYLNNQ, encoded by the exons ATGCTCTTCCAGAAGTATTTGCAGTGCAGG CTCAGGCCTCCGACGGTCATCGGCCAGTTCCACACCTTGTTCTTCGGCTCGGTGCGGATGTTCTTCCTGGGAGTTTTGGGCTTCGCCGTTTACGGAAATGAAGCGCTCCACTTCAGCTGCGACCCGGATCGCAGAGAACTCAACCTGTACTGCTACAACCAGTTCAGACCCATAACGCCTCAG GTGTTCTGGGCGCTGCAGCTGGTGACGGTGTTGGTCCCGGGGGCTGTGTTCCACCTCTACGCCGCCTGCAAGAACATTGACCAGGAGGAGATCCTGGAGCGACCCATCTACACCGTCTTCTACATCATCTCCGTTCTCTTGCGCATCATTTTGGAAGTCATTGCCTTCTGGCTTCAGAGTCACCTCTTTGGCTTCCAG GTGCACCCGCTCTACATGTGCGATGCCAGCGCGTTGGAAAAGACCTTCAACGTGACAAAGTGCATGGTGCCCGAACACTTTGAGAAGACCATCTTCCTGAGCGCCATGTACACCTTCACCGTCATCACCATCCTCTTGTGCATCGCCGAGATCTTTGAGATCCTCTGTAGACGACTAGGCTATCTCAACAACCAATGA
- the gje1a gene encoding gap junction epsilon-1 protein isoform X1, with product MSLNYIKNFYEGCLRPPTVIGQFHTLFFGSVRMFFLGVLGFAVYGNEALHFSCDPDRRELNLYCYNQFRPITPQVFWALQLVTVLVPGAVFHLYAACKNIDQEEILERPIYTVFYIISVLLRIILEVIAFWLQSHLFGFQVHPLYMCDASALEKTFNVTKCMVPEHFEKTIFLSAMYTFTVITILLCIAEIFEILCRRLGYLNNQ from the exons ATGTCCTTAAACTACATCAAGAACTTCTACGAAGGATGC CTCAGGCCTCCGACGGTCATCGGCCAGTTCCACACCTTGTTCTTCGGCTCGGTGCGGATGTTCTTCCTGGGAGTTTTGGGCTTCGCCGTTTACGGAAATGAAGCGCTCCACTTCAGCTGCGACCCGGATCGCAGAGAACTCAACCTGTACTGCTACAACCAGTTCAGACCCATAACGCCTCAG GTGTTCTGGGCGCTGCAGCTGGTGACGGTGTTGGTCCCGGGGGCTGTGTTCCACCTCTACGCCGCCTGCAAGAACATTGACCAGGAGGAGATCCTGGAGCGACCCATCTACACCGTCTTCTACATCATCTCCGTTCTCTTGCGCATCATTTTGGAAGTCATTGCCTTCTGGCTTCAGAGTCACCTCTTTGGCTTCCAG GTGCACCCGCTCTACATGTGCGATGCCAGCGCGTTGGAAAAGACCTTCAACGTGACAAAGTGCATGGTGCCCGAACACTTTGAGAAGACCATCTTCCTGAGCGCCATGTACACCTTCACCGTCATCACCATCCTCTTGTGCATCGCCGAGATCTTTGAGATCCTCTGTAGACGACTAGGCTATCTCAACAACCAATGA
- the nmbr gene encoding neuromedin-B receptor, whose amino-acid sequence MDDDDVVSQLGAETPGDNSSGEPGAYAAVRVVMTSAYTLIVLVGVLGNVTLVKIFVSTSAMRSVPNIFISSLAVGDLLLLVTCVPVDAFRFFSEDWMLGEAACKLLPAVQLTSVGVSVFTLTALSADRYKAIVKPMDIQASSAVFWTYVKAAAIWLLSILLAIPEAVFSQVVTMQGQSGNESVTFLNCVPYPLSDQTHPKVHAVMLFLVYFLFPLAIISVYYYRIARTLMRSARDIPGEVSEHTKKQMETRKRLAKIVLVFVGLFALCWLPNHILYLYRSFHYQQTDLSLAHLLLTLLARVLSFSSSCVNPFALYLLSDKFRRHFNSQLRCGGSGVSLEHQASYLYSTSHIRLTSIKKATPTVGNRQDV is encoded by the exons atggacgacgacgacgttgTGTCGCAACTCGGTGCGGAGACGCCCGGCGACAACTCGAGCGGGGAGCCGGGCGCGTACGCGGCGGTGCGCGTCGTCATGACCTCGGCGTACACGCTGATCGTGCTGGTGGGCGTGCTGGGCAACGTGACGCTGGTGAAGATCTTCGTGAGCACCAGCGCCATGAGGAGCGTGCCCAACATCTTCATCAGCAGCCTGGCGGTGGGCGACCTGCTGCTGCTCGTCACCTGCGTGCCGGTCGACGCCTTCCGCTTCTTCTCCGAGGACTGGATGCTCGGCGAGGCCGCGTGCAAGCTCCTGCCAGCCGTGCAGCTCACCTCCGTCGGCGTGTCCGTCTTCACGCTCACCGCGCTCAGCGCCGACAG GTACAAGGCCATCGTGAAGCCCATGGACATCCAGGCATCCAGTGCCGTTTTTTGGACGTACGTGAAGGCCGCCGCCATCTGGCTGCTGTCCATCCTGCTCGCCATCCCTGAGGCCGTCTTCTCCCAGGTTGTCACCATGCAG GGTCAGAGTGGCAACGAGAGTGTGACCTTCCTCAATTGCGTGCCGTACCCTCTGTCCGACCAGACGCACCCCAAGGTCCATGCCGTCATGCTCTTCCTGGTCTACTTCCTGTTCCCGCTGGCCATCATTTCGGTGTACTACTACCGCATTGCACGTACGCTCATGCGCAGTGCGCGTGACATACCAGGGGAGGTCAGCGAGCACACCAAGAAacag ATGGAGACGAGGAAGCGCCTGGCCAAAATCGTGCTGGTCTTCGTGGGTTTATTTGCACTGTGCTGGCTCCCCAACCACATCCTGTACCTGTACCGCTCCTTCCACTACCAGCAGACGGATCTGTCGCTAGCTCACTTGCTGCTAACGCTGCTAGCTCGCGTCCTGAGCTTCTCGTCGTCGTGCGTCAACCCGTTCGCGCTCTACCTGCTCAGCGACAAATTCCGACGACACTTCAACAG tCAGCTACGATGCGGCGGCAGTGGCGTGAGTCTCGAACATCAGGCGAGCTACCTGTACAGCACGTCACACATTCGTCTGACCTCCATCAAAAAGGCCACACCCACCGTAGGCAACAGGCAGGATGTGTGA
- the gje1a gene encoding gap junction epsilon-1 protein isoform X5, which translates to MFFLGVLGFAVYGNEALHFSCDPDRRELNLYCYNQFRPITPQVFWALQLVTVLVPGAVFHLYAACKNIDQEEILERPIYTVFYIISVLLRIILEVIAFWLQSHLFGFQVHPLYMCDASALEKTFNVTKCMVPEHFEKTIFLSAMYTFTVITILLCIAEIFEILCRRLGYLNNQ; encoded by the exons ATGTTCTTCCTGGGAGTTTTGGGCTTCGCCGTTTACGGAAATGAAGCGCTCCACTTCAGCTGCGACCCGGATCGCAGAGAACTCAACCTGTACTGCTACAACCAGTTCAGACCCATAACGCCTCAG GTGTTCTGGGCGCTGCAGCTGGTGACGGTGTTGGTCCCGGGGGCTGTGTTCCACCTCTACGCCGCCTGCAAGAACATTGACCAGGAGGAGATCCTGGAGCGACCCATCTACACCGTCTTCTACATCATCTCCGTTCTCTTGCGCATCATTTTGGAAGTCATTGCCTTCTGGCTTCAGAGTCACCTCTTTGGCTTCCAG GTGCACCCGCTCTACATGTGCGATGCCAGCGCGTTGGAAAAGACCTTCAACGTGACAAAGTGCATGGTGCCCGAACACTTTGAGAAGACCATCTTCCTGAGCGCCATGTACACCTTCACCGTCATCACCATCCTCTTGTGCATCGCCGAGATCTTTGAGATCCTCTGTAGACGACTAGGCTATCTCAACAACCAATGA
- the gje1a gene encoding gap junction epsilon-1 protein isoform X3, with protein MNNTPPGLRLLRPPTVIGQFHTLFFGSVRMFFLGVLGFAVYGNEALHFSCDPDRRELNLYCYNQFRPITPQVFWALQLVTVLVPGAVFHLYAACKNIDQEEILERPIYTVFYIISVLLRIILEVIAFWLQSHLFGFQVHPLYMCDASALEKTFNVTKCMVPEHFEKTIFLSAMYTFTVITILLCIAEIFEILCRRLGYLNNQ; from the exons ATGAACAACACGCCGCCAGGATTACGGTTG CTCAGGCCTCCGACGGTCATCGGCCAGTTCCACACCTTGTTCTTCGGCTCGGTGCGGATGTTCTTCCTGGGAGTTTTGGGCTTCGCCGTTTACGGAAATGAAGCGCTCCACTTCAGCTGCGACCCGGATCGCAGAGAACTCAACCTGTACTGCTACAACCAGTTCAGACCCATAACGCCTCAG GTGTTCTGGGCGCTGCAGCTGGTGACGGTGTTGGTCCCGGGGGCTGTGTTCCACCTCTACGCCGCCTGCAAGAACATTGACCAGGAGGAGATCCTGGAGCGACCCATCTACACCGTCTTCTACATCATCTCCGTTCTCTTGCGCATCATTTTGGAAGTCATTGCCTTCTGGCTTCAGAGTCACCTCTTTGGCTTCCAG GTGCACCCGCTCTACATGTGCGATGCCAGCGCGTTGGAAAAGACCTTCAACGTGACAAAGTGCATGGTGCCCGAACACTTTGAGAAGACCATCTTCCTGAGCGCCATGTACACCTTCACCGTCATCACCATCCTCTTGTGCATCGCCGAGATCTTTGAGATCCTCTGTAGACGACTAGGCTATCTCAACAACCAATGA